In Actinoplanes lobatus, the DNA window AGCTGTGCCGAGCCACCGCGGCGTCTATCCGCTTGCTACACCCAAAATCTTCACAAGATTCAAGAGGGTGTCTTCGACGAATACGTTCTTGGCAGTGAGAGCCTGTGCGACCACCGTCGAATCGACGCTGCTACCGGCTTCACGGGCCCAGCCGACGATATGAGCAATCGCCTCTGGCAGCGGCTGCTCGAGTGCTGGCGCACCCAATTCTTCCGCGGTTTCCGGGTGCAGATAGACATGCCAGTGGTTGCCGCCAGGACTGGTGGCTTCCACGTCCGCGACGTCGCTGTCGAAGATGTAGGCGCACAACGCCGGTGCGCGGGTGACGGCAACCACCTCCTGCGGCTTCAGCGGTGAGTCTCTGTCAACCCACATGCAGCGCCAGCCGTCGTCGAAAACCAGTTCGTCAAGGACAGGCATCTCTCCGCTCAGCGATGAGCCGGCCACCGGCTGCTCGAACCGCGCGACGACGATCACTCCCGAATAACCCATCCTGCCTCCTTACGGGTTGCTCGACGTATTTTGGCGCATCATCGTGGTGGGGCTTGAACATGGGCCGTGCCCCCGCCACGGACCACGCGATTCGGGTCGCCCTCGGCATTGCACTCCGATGACGCGGTGGGCTGGTCCGGAGCGGCACTTGTGCTGGGAGCCGGAGGTCTGAACGGCGAACTCAGGCAGGGTGGCGCATCGGTTCCGGGATCAGGCCGAGGAGTGCCAGGCCGTGGGCGAAGCCGTCGTCCGTGGCCGTCCTGGTGGTGAAGGTGGCGGCGGCGCGTACCGCTGGGTGGGCGTTGCCCATCGCGACCGAACGGCCGCAGCAGGCGAACATCGGAAGGTCGTTGGGCATGTCGCCGAAGGCGACGGCCTCCTCCGGGGTGCGGCCGAGCACGGTGAGCCCGCGCCGGATCCCGGTCGCCTTGTCGACGCCGAGCGGGTTGACGTCGACCAGACGCTCCGCCGAGTAGGTCAGGTTGAGCCGGCCGGCGAAACCGGCGGCGGTGAGCTGGGCGATCAGGTCGTCCGAGGTCAGTGTGGGGTGCCGGATGGCGGCGGCGTAGCCGGGGCGGTCCGCGAGGGCGTCCGGCTCGACGGCTCGCCACGGCTCCCGCGGCGCCCGGCCGCGGAGTTCGAGGTAGGCGGGCGTCATCTTCCAGACGTCCACGCCGAACACCGACATGCCCGCGCCCGGCACCGTGCCGACGAACGCGGCGAGGTCAGCCAGGTCCGTGGTGGCGATGGTCTCCTGCCAGAGGATCTCACCGGTCGCCGGAGCCCAGCCGAGAGCGCCACCGTTGCCGACGACCAGGGCGAGATGTTCCGCGAACAGGCCCAGCCGGGAGACACCGGCCGGGGTTCGCGCGGTCACGGCCACGAGTGGAACGTCCCGGTCTCGCAGCGCGGCCGCGGCGGCCAGCGTGGCGGAACTGATCGTGTCCCCGTGCGGAACGACCGTTCCGTCGAGATCGGTGACCACGACCCGGCAGGCGCTCCCAGGATCCCCCGGCCCACTCTCGCGCACTTGGTAGCCCATAGAAGCGACATGCTTGCAGCCACCGCCCGGCGCCGCCACCCGAGACCTCAGGCCCGAGGCCCGCCGGGGCAGGGCAAGGGAGGTGGCTCAGAGCAGCAGCGTCGGCGGCACCTCCAGATCCTCGGACTTGTAGAGGGCCGCGACGGCCGCCGGGTCGTCCGCGGCGCAGGTGGCGGCGATGGTGTCGATCAGGGCGTCGTAGCCGGGGCCGGTCCGGTTCTGGTACGACGCCTCCATGCGGCCCCACTCGTCCCATGGGAGGATCTCCACCCGGTTGAGGGCGGCCAGATCCCGGATCGCGTTGCCCCGGATCTCGGCCGGACCGAAATTCTCCGTGCCGGGCACGCCGAAGACCGCCCCGTCGGCCTGCCCGGCCCGGAACAGCACCCACGCCTCGCCGCCGGTCAGGAACTCGCCGGGCCGCAGGGCCGCCGGATCCGGCCGGCCGCCCGGCCCGAACGGCGACGGCGGCAGCGTGGTCAGCGAGATGGTCTCCGGATCGGCGCGAACCCACGGCGCCCCGGCCGCCGGGCGGAACTCCACCACCCAGTGGTCCAGCGCCAGACCGGGCTGGAAGTAGGCCCCGAACCCGCAGCGCACCCGGGCCGGAATCCCCCGGTGGCGCAACAGCGCGCAGGTCAGCACGGCGAAGTGGCGGCAGGTGCCGATGACGCGGCGCTCGGGTGGGCGGGGCACGGTCAGCGGCGACGGATCGAGCGCCAGCAACGCGCGGATCAGGCGGGCCGCGGGCCGGAACTGGTTTTCCCCGAAGCGGCCGGGTGGTGGGCCGAGCTGCCCGGCGTCACCGGGCTGGATGACCAGGTGCTGCGCGAGCCGCAGGATGGCCGCGGGCTCCTCCGGCAGGTCCGCGAGGGCGCCGCGGTCGATCGTCGCGAGATCGGTGAGCGGGCCCGCTGAGGCATAATCGATGGTCCCCGTCATGTCCGGCATCGTAAACGCGGGGTGTGACAATCTCCCGAGTCCTACGTGGTGGCCGGGCGGCGCAGCTCCGTCTCGGAGAGGGCAGCCGGCTCGTCGTAGCCGAGCAGCGTGAGCAGGTTGCCGGTGGCCCGGTTGAAGGCCTCGGTGATGTCGTCGTCGAAGTGGTTGCGCCAGTCGCCGGCCTCGCCCTTGCGGTAGTGCGAGACCGCGCCGGCGCCCTTCTTGTCGTTCATCCGGCCGAAGCTGTACCGGTCGAGCAGAGTCGCCATCTCGGCGGGCGGGACGATGATCCCGCAGTGCCGGAAGAGGCGGTCGACCTGGGCGGCCTGGTCCGGGCCGACCAGGTCCTCGTAGCGGAAGAGCGCGACCTCGGCGGTGGACGGCGCCTTCACCCAGGAGCGGACGGCGTTGAACGTGCCCTTGCGGGCGAGGTGGTCGACCAGGTAGAGCAGGCCGTCCTTCTTCGACTTCTCCCGCAGGTTCCGGCGGACCTCGAGCACGTCACCCATCGGGCCGTGCGAGTCCTTGGTGGAGAAGTAGCTCGACACGACCAGGTCCCGCGGATCGCGATAGACGAAGAACGCGCGGTGAGCGTCGGGCTTCGGTGTGGTGTCGAAACGTTTACGGGAGAAGAACAGCGACAGTGCGATCCGGTTCGGCGGGCAGACCCGCGGATGGCTCCAGTTGTAGAAGCGCGGATCGTACGTCAGCAGGCCCGAGTACCGGTACGCGATCGGGTCGCTGAACAACGATTTGATCCACTGGCTGGCGGTCTTGCGGACCGCGCAGTGATAGATGTTCACGTATTCACAGCGTTCGACGACCGGCACGGTGAGGCGAAGCCGTGTGTTGTGGGCTTCGAGCTGTGCCCTTCGTGCGAGTACACGCATGGATTCGGGTGCGTGCTGCTTGGCGAACATGACCGTGCGATTGAGCATCGTCTGAGTCCGAATCTTTATCCCGGCCGGAGCGGTGCGGTTGTGCACTTTACAAGAGTCTCGACTTTGTTACGAGGGTGTCTCGCCTCAGGTTCACCTGAGAGTTCAATGTGAATTTCCATCGGGTGTCCGGTGTGGTGCGTGGCGCCGGGCGGCTCGGGTGCTCATGCCGGGTCCAACGACGAAGACGTACGAAACGGTGCACATCAGGCACGATGCTTAACGATCTTGAAGGGCGAAAGGTCATACTTTTGACCTATGCCGTTCCGGCAGGCCCACAACGCGCCGCACCTGATACTGAAATCGACCGCAGGCGAAATCGGATCGCATCCCGTGAAAGAGGAGAACCTTCGTGGCACGCAAGTATCTGGCGATCGCATCGGTGCTGGCGGCGGCGTCCGCCGGCGCCGCCGTTCCCGGTCCCGCCCAGGCCGATCCCGGTGACCGGAGCGTCAATGTGACCGTACGGAATTTCAGCGACGAAAGGCTGAGTCTGGTCGAATTCGATGTCTCCGAGGGGGAATGGCTGGTGAGACCCCCGAAGGGCGTCAACCGGAACAAGACGGCGACATTCTCGGCGGAGTCGACGAAGGACACCGGCGGCACAGCGGCCACCGCCACCTACAAGACACGTTTCGGCAAGGTGGAATTCTATTTGAGCAACCCGTGGACGCAGAGCAGCGACTACATCTGCGACGTCCCCGACGAACTGCGCTGTGACGTCGAAGGCGCCGGCGACGCGAACGAGGCCAAAATCGCCTACGTCATCCACTACAGCTGACCGGCGGTGGCCGGCGTCCACGGCGCCGGCTACCGCTCCACGGCCAGACGCACCCCCAGGCCGATCAGGATACCGCCGGTGGTGGCGTCGATCCGGCGGCTCAGCGTGCGCCGCTGCCGCAACCACGAGCCGATCCGGCCGGCGCCGACCCCCACGGCCCCGTCGATCAGGAACTCCAAGAAGATCAGAACCGCCCCGAGTACGGCGAACTGCGCCCACACCGACCCCCGCGCCGGATCCACGAACTGGGGCAGGAACGCCACCGAGAACGCGATCATCTTCGGGTTGGACAGATTGGTCAGGAACCCGCTCAGATACGCGCGCCGGCCGGTGGCGCCCGGCTTCTCCGACAGCACCTCCCCGCGCCGCCGGATCATCCGGACACCGAGCCAGCCGAGATAGACCGCCCCGGCCACCCGCAGCACGACGAACGCCTCCGGGACCGCGGTGAACAGCGCGCTCAACCCGGCGGCGGCCACCAGTACGTGCACCGCCTCGCTGGTGGCCAGTCCCGCCGTGGCCAGCAACCCGGCCCGCGGCCCACCCCGCATCCCACAGCTCAGCACGAACAGCATGTCCGGCCCCGGCGCCAGCATGGCGACGATCGTGGCGAC includes these proteins:
- a CDS encoding HAD family hydrolase, producing the protein MRESGPGDPGSACRVVVTDLDGTVVPHGDTISSATLAAAAALRDRDVPLVAVTARTPAGVSRLGLFAEHLALVVGNGGALGWAPATGEILWQETIATTDLADLAAFVGTVPGAGMSVFGVDVWKMTPAYLELRGRAPREPWRAVEPDALADRPGYAAAIRHPTLTSDDLIAQLTAAGFAGRLNLTYSAERLVDVNPLGVDKATGIRRGLTVLGRTPEEAVAFGDMPNDLPMFACCGRSVAMGNAHPAVRAAATFTTRTATDDGFAHGLALLGLIPEPMRHPA
- a CDS encoding transglutaminase-like domain-containing protein, which codes for MTGTIDYASAGPLTDLATIDRGALADLPEEPAAILRLAQHLVIQPGDAGQLGPPPGRFGENQFRPAARLIRALLALDPSPLTVPRPPERRVIGTCRHFAVLTCALLRHRGIPARVRCGFGAYFQPGLALDHWVVEFRPAAGAPWVRADPETISLTTLPPSPFGPGGRPDPAALRPGEFLTGGEAWVLFRAGQADGAVFGVPGTENFGPAEIRGNAIRDLAALNRVEILPWDEWGRMEASYQNRTGPGYDALIDTIAATCAADDPAAVAALYKSEDLEVPPTLLL
- a CDS encoding sulfotransferase domain-containing protein, whose amino-acid sequence is MLNRTVMFAKQHAPESMRVLARRAQLEAHNTRLRLTVPVVERCEYVNIYHCAVRKTASQWIKSLFSDPIAYRYSGLLTYDPRFYNWSHPRVCPPNRIALSLFFSRKRFDTTPKPDAHRAFFVYRDPRDLVVSSYFSTKDSHGPMGDVLEVRRNLREKSKKDGLLYLVDHLARKGTFNAVRSWVKAPSTAEVALFRYEDLVGPDQAAQVDRLFRHCGIIVPPAEMATLLDRYSFGRMNDKKGAGAVSHYRKGEAGDWRNHFDDDITEAFNRATGNLLTLLGYDEPAALSETELRRPATT
- a CDS encoding LysE family translocator, translating into MPLDPHLLAAFTVATIVAMLAPGPDMLFVLSCGMRGGPRAGLLATAGLATSEAVHVLVAAAGLSALFTAVPEAFVVLRVAGAVYLGWLGVRMIRRRGEVLSEKPGATGRRAYLSGFLTNLSNPKMIAFSVAFLPQFVDPARGSVWAQFAVLGAVLIFLEFLIDGAVGVGAGRIGSWLRQRRTLSRRIDATTGGILIGLGVRLAVER